The genomic segment GATGGTCGAGATGGAGAGGGAAAGGTCGAGGATGGAGAAAATGGGATTCAAAATTGAGAAGTTTAAAGGGAAAACGTTTATAGATGAGCTTCTGTGAGCAGAGATTGCGATGTTGTTAGTAGTAAGTAGTATCAGAAAATCAAATACTCAAAATGGGTTGTTTTCAAAGGTTAGGCTTTTTTAAGTATGTTATAAAGCTTTCAGTAAGGTGaatgtttatttattagtaGTAACTTGTGATGGTGTTGAAGTCTTTTTGTTGAGGTATCTTGTTTGTTGCTAATGAATATAGTTACTTTTGAAGGTTTTGAGGTCTTTTTATTCAGAGAAATTTTGCTTGTTGCTAATAATTGTTTGCCAACTTTTTAGTTTATCAATTGGTCAGCATTCAAAAACTAGTTGCATATTTAAccagacacaaaaaaaaaatgtcaacgACACTTTGTGGAGTACTACTAAGAAGAAAGACCGAATAAACTCTTCTGTCTTTTGTATTCACTTCTCATCTCCTTTGAAACAGTTGCATGCAACACATCAACCAACAAATTTGTTACTGGCGACAGTGCCATTGGGCTTAAGTTACTCATGTTGGCTTTACACTGAGCCCAATATAACGTGGCCCAAACAGCAGCTCCCCTTGGTTTTACTCACGAAACTGAAGACTAAGCATAAACCGGCAGAATTGTACCAGAATTCTCACAAAAGTTTGAGTCAAGTCTTGACTAATACTAATAGTAGATTCAACTTTTTAAGGTGGATGATGTCAAAAATCGATTGATATCACCTTGACAACGaatctttgttttcttgtttgtttttttataattcttgACGAACAAATTTTGTAGACACTCCAAAGATTATAAGGTTCATTTATTGCAACTTGCATTGTGCTCTTATCAATAACCTAGAAAGGAACAGAAAACAAAACCGTTACGGACCAATTTATATTAGCAAATGGTCCAGAAGCTGCTAGGATTTACAAGCTTCAAAACGAGTAGCCTGTATTTGAAGCTCCCCTTGGTTTTACTCACGAAACTGAAGACTAAGCATAAACCGGCAGAATTGTACCAGAATGCTCACAAAAGTTTGAGTCAAGTCTTGACTAATACTAATAGTATAGagcaaattcaaaaaaaatttaggcAGATGATGTCAAAAATCGCTTGATATATCACCTTTAACAACGaatctttgttttcttgttcgtttttttataattcttgGCAAACAAATTTTGTAGACATTCCAAAGATTATAAGGTTTATTTATTGCAACTTGCATTGTGCTCTTATCAATAACCTAGAAAGGAACAGAAAACAAAACCGTTACGGACCAATTTATATTAGCAAGTGGTCCCGAAGCTGTTAGGGTTTAGAAGCTTCAAAACGAGTGGACTGTATTTGAAGCTAAGAAGAAGAGATAGCGAAGATGATATCATAACGGCTAGACTTTGTTGTGGTCCCTTCTCTCTCACCTCTCTGCGTTTCACTTTACTGAAAAGACGAGACGTGACATCGTTTCTACCCCCTCACGTACGTGACTGTGATCGTTTTAGAAATATTACTGTTTAGTCCAATTTATGATTCAGATCATTTCCCTAAATATCCAAGCATAAACGTATTGGATGGGTCAATAAAATTAGAAACTACAGTACATGGAACTGTAGaagaaaacctttttttttgtcactggtAGAAGAAAACTAATACATGTATATTCGGGTGTGAAGTTGCCCATGTGTGATGATAATTAGCTAAGGGACACGCGTTAAAAAGCTGAGTGCGTTGGAGAACTGGGTTTAGTGTCTCGTTTCTTGTCTGTTAGAATACGATTGGCCTCACCTTATTCTTGTTTTATTCCTTCggttattcaaaaaatattggTATTGTCTTTCTTtattaaactttaaattaatGTTATGATCAGAAGAAAAGACTAAAAAGAAGGAaccagcaaaaaaaaagaaggttttTTATTAGCTTCTGTCAATTATCGAAAAAGTTAATTCATGGCAAAATGGAATCAAGTTTCGGTGGAATTATCGAGAAGATGACCAGAGGGTATTGAATTGAAGACCCACACAACACGATGGTCCAGCCGAAGTTTTTATTTTCGCTTATAATAATCTTTTCAAaactgtaaaattattaaattaggAACTGATTTGAACTGGATGTAGAGAGAAAATGATAATAACTAAGAAAGGAAAATGATTCACAAGTCACACCAAACTAAACTAGATCTTGAAAAAGCTAACAAAGTGggtagaaaaagaaagaaagaaaaattcatACACCCATTTCATAATTAACATTAATCATCAATCCACCAACTTAAGCTCTCTCTCATTAACCACACAAATAAagcaacaaataaaaataaaaagcataaCGATCTTAAGCTTTTTTCTTCACCATTCATCAGTTGGTTGCACTGCTTCGGAACGAGGCCAAGGCCTTAACTGCTGCAGCTCTCAAAATGTATTGATGGTAAGCTGCTGCTGCTAATGCTCCAACGAATGGCCCAACCCAGAAGATCCACTGCATAACATTCAATTATATATTAGTCAAAACAGTAGACAAAACGGTGGTAATGATGTATGAGATATGTAAAAAGACTTACATGGTCATCCCATGCCTTCTCGTTGTTGTAGATAACAGCAGCACCAAAGCTTCTCGCTGGGTTAATTCCAGTTCCAGTGATGGGGATGGTTGCCAAATGCACCATGAACACAGCAAATCCAATTGGAAGTGGAGCCAAAACCTattgagaaacaaaaaaaaaagaaaaagtttcaaactttatcAGCATCTTCAACTACACAAACCCACTTGAgactaaaacaaaacaatatttaaacacaaaaaagattcaaactttatcCATATTACCCAATTTGAATCAATTACCAGATTAATAATAAAACCCAACATAGAGATTCAAACATTAACAGAATCTAAACAGACCCATTAGAGACTATATACCTAACTTTATCATATAAAGCTCTAAAGAACTAAACTTTATGAGAAACAGAACTTAAAGAAGACTTACGGGGATGTGAGAGTCACGAGCGCTTCTCTTAGGGTCGGTAGCAGAGAAGACGGTGTAAACGAGGACAAAAGTTCCAATGATCTCAGCACCGAGAGCAGTTCCGGTGCTGTAACCAGGGGCAACAGTGTTAGCTCCGCCACCGAGAGTGTTGTAAGGAGTCTTCATGAAAGCTTTCACGAAACCCACACCACAAATGGCTCCAAGACACTGGGCTATCATGTAACCAACAGCTCTCACCAAAGACACCTTACGTGCCAAGAACAGACCAAAAGTCACAGCTGGGTTAATGTGACCACctgcaacaacaaaaataaacattagaAACAAACTTAACGAACTAATGAGACGTAAAAGAAGAGTCTTTGAACTTTACCAGAGATACCGGCGGTGCAGTAGACGAGGACGAAGATCATACCACCGAAGGCCCAAGCGATACCGAGTAAACCAACGCCGTCACAAGGACCGGTTTGTTTCTTGTGGCCGATGACGGTGGC from the Raphanus sativus cultivar WK10039 unplaced genomic scaffold, ASM80110v3 Scaffold1462, whole genome shotgun sequence genome contains:
- the LOC108843304 gene encoding aquaporin PIP2-7 — encoded protein: MSKEVSEEGQTTHSHGKDYVDPPPAPLLDMGELKSWSFYRALIAEFIATLLFLYVTIATVIGHKKQTGPCDGVGLLGIAWAFGGMIFVLVYCTAGISGGHINPAVTFGLFLARKVSLVRAVGYMIAQCLGAICGVGFVKAFMKTPYNTLGGGANTVAPGYSTGTALGAEIIGTFVLVYTVFSATDPKRSARDSHIPVLAPLPIGFAVFMVHLATIPITGTGINPARSFGAAVIYNNEKAWDDHWIFWVGPFVGALAAAAYHQYILRAAAVKALASFRSSATN